GGTGTCCGGACTGCCGACCGACCACTTCACGTTCGAGGGGTTCCTGCCGGTCCGCCGGGAAAAGCGCCGGAAGGCGATGGAGGCGCTCGCCTCCGAGACGAGGACGATGATCTTCTACGAGTCCCCGCAGCGCCTCGCGGCCTTCCTCCGGGACGCCGAGGAGATGTTCGGGGATCGTCGGGCCTGCGTCGTCCGGGAGCTCACCAAGATCCACGAGGAGATCCTGCGGGGGACGATCCCGGAACTCTGCGCGGAGATCTCCCGGCGCGAGTCGGTCCTGGGCGAGATCACCCTCGTGATCGGAGGGGGCGCGAAGACGGTGGATTTGTCCGTGGAGGAGGTCGTCCGGGCGGCTCTCGAGGGGGATTCCGGGTCGTCCCGGGACCTCGCCCGGGAGATCGCCGGGCGGACGGGACTCTCCCGCAAGGAGGTGTATGCGGAGATCCTGAAGCAGCGCCCGAAATGAAAACGGGCGGCCCGGAGGCCGCCCGCAAGGAAAAACGCGCCGCGCGAACCGGGCCTATCTCTTCTTTTCGCTCACCTGCACCAGCAACGAGTCGGAAACGTTCGTCACCATCCCGTGGAACGTCTCCTTCGCCTTCCTGAATGCCGGGTTGCCGAGGATCTTTTCGAGGGCCGCGAGGTTGTCGAGGTCCACCTGCACCACGCGCTGCGGCGAGGAACCGCCCAACATGCTCTGGTAGACCCGGACGGCGCGGACGCCCGGGAACTTCAACCAGATGTTCTTTCCCGCGCGCGCCAGGTATTTCTGGTAATCCTTCGCCTTCCCGGGGAGAACGTCGAACCGGTACTCGAATGTGACCATCATGGACCTCCTGTCGGAAAGTTTTCGCTGCAACCCGGGGATCCTCCCACCGGGGACATTCCCACCGGGGACACCCCTTTCATTATCGCCGATAAAAACAGGAGTGTCCCCGCCCGAAAACAGGAGGGTCCACCCTCTGTGCCATCAATCGACGCGAAGGACGATCTTTCCGAACTGCTTCTTCTCCTCGAGCCGGCGCACGGCCT
This genomic stretch from Candidatus Deferrimicrobiaceae bacterium harbors:
- the rsmI gene encoding 16S rRNA (cytidine(1402)-2'-O)-methyltransferase, which translates into the protein MSTGTLYIVATPLGNLEDITLRAIRVLKEVAVIACEDTRRTVKILNRYEIRTPLFIFHEYNKVRAGASLLRRLRDGESVALVSDAGTPAISDPGFELVRETIGAGIHIEVVPGPSALVAALVVSGLPTDHFTFEGFLPVRREKRRKAMEALASETRTMIFYESPQRLAAFLRDAEEMFGDRRACVVRELTKIHEEILRGTIPELCAEISRRESVLGEITLVIGGGAKTVDLSVEEVVRAALEGDSGSSRDLAREIAGRTGLSRKEVYAEILKQRPK